From a single Brassica rapa cultivar Chiifu-401-42 chromosome A01, CAAS_Brap_v3.01, whole genome shotgun sequence genomic region:
- the LOC103865968 gene encoding probable caffeoyl-CoA O-methyltransferase At4g26220 isoform X1, producing the protein MAKDEAKASDFSKGLLQSEELYKYILETSVYPREPEALKELRSVTHNHPMANMATAPDAGQLMEMLLNLVNARKTIEVGVFTGYSLLLTALTLPEDGKILQVIAIDVNRSTYEIGLPVIKKAGVEDKIDFRESEALPVLDELLNHKENEGGFDFAFVDADKVSYWNYHERLVRLIKVGGIIVYDNTLWGGSVAEPDSSTPEGKREGKKAILDLNKKLSADKRVQISQAALGDGITICRRLC; encoded by the exons ATGGCTAAGGATGAAGCTAAGGCATCAGATTTTTCCAAGGGATTGCTCCAGAGTGAAGAGCTCTACAAA TATATACTGGAGACGAGTGTGTACCCACGCGAGCCAGAGGCTCTCAAAGAGCTTAGGAGCGTTACTCATAACCATCCTATGGCTAATATGGCTACTGCACCGGACGCTGGCCAGCTAATGGAGATGCTGCTGAATCTTGTAAATGCAAGGAAGACTATCGAAGTTGGGGTTTTCACTGGATACTCTCTTCTCCTCACTGCTCTTACATTACCAGAAGATGGCAAG ATTTTGCAGGTTATAGCCATTGATGTGAACAGAAGCACATATGAGATAGGGTTGCCAGTCATCAAGAAGGCTGGTGTTGAAGACAAGATTGATTTCAGAGAGTCTGAAGCTCTTCCTGTCCTCGACGAGCTTTTAAACCAT AAAGAGAACGAGGGTGGATTTGATTTCGCATTTGTGGATGCAGACAAGGTGAGTTACTGGAACTACCATGAGAGGCTTGTGAGACTGATCAAGGTTGGTGGGATCATAGTGTATGACAACACTCTGTGGGGAGGATCAGTTGCTGAACCTGACTCGTCCACGCCCGAGGGGAAGAGAGAAGGCAAGAAAGCAATCCTCGATCTGAACAAGAAACTCTCGGCTGATAAGCGTGTGCAGATCTCGCAAGCTGCTCTTGGTGATGGGATCACTATCTGTAGGAGACTATGTTAA
- the LOC103865968 gene encoding probable caffeoyl-CoA O-methyltransferase At4g26220 isoform X2 — protein MAKDEAKASDFSKGLLQSEELYKYILETSVYPREPEALKELRSVTHNHPMANMATAPDAGQLMEMLLNLVNARKTIEVGVFTGYSLLLTALTLPEDGKVIAIDVNRSTYEIGLPVIKKAGVEDKIDFRESEALPVLDELLNHKENEGGFDFAFVDADKVSYWNYHERLVRLIKVGGIIVYDNTLWGGSVAEPDSSTPEGKREGKKAILDLNKKLSADKRVQISQAALGDGITICRRLC, from the exons ATGGCTAAGGATGAAGCTAAGGCATCAGATTTTTCCAAGGGATTGCTCCAGAGTGAAGAGCTCTACAAA TATATACTGGAGACGAGTGTGTACCCACGCGAGCCAGAGGCTCTCAAAGAGCTTAGGAGCGTTACTCATAACCATCCTATGGCTAATATGGCTACTGCACCGGACGCTGGCCAGCTAATGGAGATGCTGCTGAATCTTGTAAATGCAAGGAAGACTATCGAAGTTGGGGTTTTCACTGGATACTCTCTTCTCCTCACTGCTCTTACATTACCAGAAGATGGCAAG GTTATAGCCATTGATGTGAACAGAAGCACATATGAGATAGGGTTGCCAGTCATCAAGAAGGCTGGTGTTGAAGACAAGATTGATTTCAGAGAGTCTGAAGCTCTTCCTGTCCTCGACGAGCTTTTAAACCAT AAAGAGAACGAGGGTGGATTTGATTTCGCATTTGTGGATGCAGACAAGGTGAGTTACTGGAACTACCATGAGAGGCTTGTGAGACTGATCAAGGTTGGTGGGATCATAGTGTATGACAACACTCTGTGGGGAGGATCAGTTGCTGAACCTGACTCGTCCACGCCCGAGGGGAAGAGAGAAGGCAAGAAAGCAATCCTCGATCTGAACAAGAAACTCTCGGCTGATAAGCGTGTGCAGATCTCGCAAGCTGCTCTTGGTGATGGGATCACTATCTGTAGGAGACTATGTTAA
- the LOC103865990 gene encoding uncharacterized protein LOC103865990: MASKLLQLKSKACEASKFVSKHGTTYYKQLLEKNKHYIQEPATVEKCNELSKQLLYTRLASIPGRTELFWKEVDHVKGLWKNRADLKVEDAGIAALFGLECFAWYCAGEIVGRGFTFTGYYP, encoded by the exons ATGGCGTCAAAGTTGCTACAACTGAAGTCCAAAGCCTGTGAAGCATCAAAGTTTGTGTCGAAGCACGGCACGACTTACTACAAACAGTTGCTGGAGAAGAACAAGCACTATATCCAGGAGCCAGCCACTGTTGAGAAATGCAATGAGTTGTCTAAGCAGCTTCTCTACACTCGCCTTGCTAG CATCCCTGGACGTACAGAGCTGTTCTGGAAGGAAGTGGATCACGTGAAAGGCTTGTGGAAGAATAGGGCGGATTTGAAGGTTGAAGATGCTGGAATCGCAGCACTTTTTGGTCTGGAATGCTTCGCCTGGTACTGTGCAGGTGAGATCGTTGGAAGAGGCTTTACTTTCACTGGCTACTACCCTTGA
- the LOC103866006 gene encoding ATP-dependent 6-phosphofructokinase 3 isoform X1 — protein sequence MSTVESSKPKIITGSCGYVLEDVPHLSDYLPGLPTYHNPLQDNPAYSVVKQYFVDADDTVPQKIVVHKDGPRGIHFRRAGPRQKVYFESDEVHACIVTCGGLCPGLNTVIREIVSSLSYMYGVKRILGIDVSFHLDTFTLLFVSFSLRLNLFFQGGYRGFYARNTVSLDSKVVNDIHKRGGTILGTSRGGHDTTKIVDSIQDRGINQVYIIGGDGTQRGASVIFEEVRRRGLKVAVVGIPKTIDNDIPVIDKSFGFDTAVEEAQRAINAAHVEAESIENGIGVVKLMGRYSGFIAMYATLASRDVDCCLIPESPFYLEGEGGLFAYIEKRLKESGHMVLVIAEGAGQDLMSKSMESMTLKDASGNKLLNDVGLWLSQSIKDHFNQKKMVMNLKYIDPTYMIRAVPSNASDNVYCTLLAQSAVHGAMAGYTGYVSGLVNGRQTYIPFYRITEKQNHVVITDRMWARLLSSTNQPSFLSPKDVSDDKEKPMSALLDDGNCNGPVDVPPPVTKEITK from the exons ATGAGCACTGTGGAGAGCAGCAAGCCGAAGATCATAACTGGTTCTTGTGGTTATGTTCTTGAAGACGTTCCCCATCTCTCCGATTACCTTCCCGGTCTTCCT ACTTATCATAATCCATTGCAAGACAATCCAGCTTACTCTGTGGTTAA GCAATACTTTGTTGATGCTGATGACACTGTCCCTCAGAAG ATCGTTGTTCACAAGGATGGTCCAAGGGGCATTCACTTTAGACGAGCCGGGCCACGTCAAAAG GTCTACTTCGAATCTGATGAAGTCCATGCTTGCATTGTTACCTGTGGGGGTCTTTGTCCCGGCCTTAATACCGTGATTAGGGAAATCGTGAGCAGTCTCTCTTACATGTATGGAGTGAAGAGAATATTGGGAATAGATGTAAGTTTTCATCTAGACACATTCACGCTCTTGTTTGTCTCATTTTCTCTAAGattgaatcttttttttcagGGTGGATATAGAGGCTTCTATGCTAGGAACACTGTCTCCTTGGACTCCAAAGTCGTTAATGATATCCATAAGCGAGGAGGGACCATCCTTGGGACCTCACGAGGTGGTCATGATACTACAAAGATCGTTGACAGCATTCAAGACCGAGGAATCAATCAG GTTTACATTATAGGTGGAGATGGAACACAGCGAGGCGCATCCGTTATATTTGAG GAAGTTAGAAGACGTGGCCTGAAAGTTGCAGTTGTTGGAATCCCAAAAACAATCGATAATGACATACCT GTGATAGACAAATCTTTTGGGTTTGACACAGCTGTAGAAGAAGCTCAACGAGCTATCAACGCAGCACATGTGGAAGCCGAGAGTATAGAGAACGGTATTGGTGTTGTCAAGCTTATGGGTCGCTACAGCG GGTTCATAGCGATGTACGCTACTCTAGCGAGCAGAGATGTGGACTGTTGTTTGATTCCGGAGTCACCATTTTACTTGGAAGGAGAAGGCGGACTGTTTGCGTACATAGAGAAACGGCTCAAGGAGAGCGGTCACATGGTGCTTGTGATTGCAGAAGGTGCAGGGCAAGATCTTATGTCAAAGAGCATGGAGTCTATGACTCTCAAAGATGCTTCTGGTAACAAACTTCTTAACGATGTTGGTCTTTGGCTTTCACAAAGCATCAAG GATCATTTTAATCagaagaagatggtgatgaACCTTAAGTACATTG ATCCAACGTACATGATTCGTGCTGTTCCTAGCAATGCGTCAGACAATGTTTATTGTACGCTTCTGGCTCAGAGCGCAGTTCACGGTGCGATGGCTGGATACACTGGCTACGTCAGTGGTCTAGTGAATGGAAGACAAACCTACATTCCCTTCTAC AGAATAACGGAGAAACAGAACCATGTGGTGATCACAGACAGGATGTGGGCGAGGCTGCTGTCGTCCACAAACCAGCCGAGTTTCTTGAGCCCCAAAGATGTGTCTGATGATAAAGAGAAGCCCATGTCGGCCCTCCTGGACGATGGCAACTGCAACGGGCCAGTCGATGTTCCTCCTCCAGTCACCAAAGAGATCACCAAGTGA
- the LOC103866006 gene encoding ATP-dependent 6-phosphofructokinase 3 isoform X2 produces MSTVESSKPKIITGSCGYVLEDVPHLSDYLPGLPTYHNPLQDNPAYSVVKQYFVDADDTVPQKIVVHKDGPRGIHFRRAGPRQKVYFESDEVHACIVTCGGLCPGLNTVIREIVSSLSYMYGVKRILGIDGGYRGFYARNTVSLDSKVVNDIHKRGGTILGTSRGGHDTTKIVDSIQDRGINQVYIIGGDGTQRGASVIFEEVRRRGLKVAVVGIPKTIDNDIPVIDKSFGFDTAVEEAQRAINAAHVEAESIENGIGVVKLMGRYSGFIAMYATLASRDVDCCLIPESPFYLEGEGGLFAYIEKRLKESGHMVLVIAEGAGQDLMSKSMESMTLKDASGNKLLNDVGLWLSQSIKDHFNQKKMVMNLKYIDPTYMIRAVPSNASDNVYCTLLAQSAVHGAMAGYTGYVSGLVNGRQTYIPFYRITEKQNHVVITDRMWARLLSSTNQPSFLSPKDVSDDKEKPMSALLDDGNCNGPVDVPPPVTKEITK; encoded by the exons ATGAGCACTGTGGAGAGCAGCAAGCCGAAGATCATAACTGGTTCTTGTGGTTATGTTCTTGAAGACGTTCCCCATCTCTCCGATTACCTTCCCGGTCTTCCT ACTTATCATAATCCATTGCAAGACAATCCAGCTTACTCTGTGGTTAA GCAATACTTTGTTGATGCTGATGACACTGTCCCTCAGAAG ATCGTTGTTCACAAGGATGGTCCAAGGGGCATTCACTTTAGACGAGCCGGGCCACGTCAAAAG GTCTACTTCGAATCTGATGAAGTCCATGCTTGCATTGTTACCTGTGGGGGTCTTTGTCCCGGCCTTAATACCGTGATTAGGGAAATCGTGAGCAGTCTCTCTTACATGTATGGAGTGAAGAGAATATTGGGAATAGAT GGTGGATATAGAGGCTTCTATGCTAGGAACACTGTCTCCTTGGACTCCAAAGTCGTTAATGATATCCATAAGCGAGGAGGGACCATCCTTGGGACCTCACGAGGTGGTCATGATACTACAAAGATCGTTGACAGCATTCAAGACCGAGGAATCAATCAG GTTTACATTATAGGTGGAGATGGAACACAGCGAGGCGCATCCGTTATATTTGAG GAAGTTAGAAGACGTGGCCTGAAAGTTGCAGTTGTTGGAATCCCAAAAACAATCGATAATGACATACCT GTGATAGACAAATCTTTTGGGTTTGACACAGCTGTAGAAGAAGCTCAACGAGCTATCAACGCAGCACATGTGGAAGCCGAGAGTATAGAGAACGGTATTGGTGTTGTCAAGCTTATGGGTCGCTACAGCG GGTTCATAGCGATGTACGCTACTCTAGCGAGCAGAGATGTGGACTGTTGTTTGATTCCGGAGTCACCATTTTACTTGGAAGGAGAAGGCGGACTGTTTGCGTACATAGAGAAACGGCTCAAGGAGAGCGGTCACATGGTGCTTGTGATTGCAGAAGGTGCAGGGCAAGATCTTATGTCAAAGAGCATGGAGTCTATGACTCTCAAAGATGCTTCTGGTAACAAACTTCTTAACGATGTTGGTCTTTGGCTTTCACAAAGCATCAAG GATCATTTTAATCagaagaagatggtgatgaACCTTAAGTACATTG ATCCAACGTACATGATTCGTGCTGTTCCTAGCAATGCGTCAGACAATGTTTATTGTACGCTTCTGGCTCAGAGCGCAGTTCACGGTGCGATGGCTGGATACACTGGCTACGTCAGTGGTCTAGTGAATGGAAGACAAACCTACATTCCCTTCTAC AGAATAACGGAGAAACAGAACCATGTGGTGATCACAGACAGGATGTGGGCGAGGCTGCTGTCGTCCACAAACCAGCCGAGTTTCTTGAGCCCCAAAGATGTGTCTGATGATAAAGAGAAGCCCATGTCGGCCCTCCTGGACGATGGCAACTGCAACGGGCCAGTCGATGTTCCTCCTCCAGTCACCAAAGAGATCACCAAGTGA
- the LOC103866022 gene encoding cytosolic sulfotransferase 3 has translation MEKKEFWMNLREEDLTDETKTLISSLPSEKEYLGGNLCKYQGSWYYYNFLQGVLNVQRGFQPQDTDVIVASFPKCGTLWLKALTVALLERSKNRSSEDQHPLLSNNPHNLVPVLEMNLYRDTPKPDLTKLLSSSPRLFSTHMPYHTLQEALKDSPCKVVYICRDAKDSLVSRWHIICRCLNKEEDRSILESMFESFCSGVCLFGPYWDHILSYWKASLENPKRVMFMRYDEVKTDPHGQVKKLAEFLGCPFSEEEVNNGAVDEILEMCSLPSLSSLEVNKTGKSINGIDYKNHFRKGIVGDWKNYLTPEMGNKIDIIMEEKLKDSGLKF, from the coding sequence ATGGAGAAGAAAGAGTTTTGGATGAACTTGAGAGAAGAAGACTTAACTGACGAAACCAAGACTCTAATCTCTTCACTTCCTTCAGAGAAAGAGTACCTTGGTGGAAACCTCTGCAAGTACCAAGGTTCTTGGTATTACTACAACTTTCTCCAAGGTGTCCTCAATGTCCAGAGAGGTTTTCAGCCTCAAGACACCGATGTCATCGTCGCATCCTTCCCCAAATGCGGTACCTTATGGCTCAAGGCACTCACCGTGGCCCTCCTTGAGAGATCAAAGAACCGTTCTTCTGAGGATCAACATCCTCTTTTATCCAACAATCCTCATAACCTCGTACCGGTTCTTGAGATGAATCTGTACCGCGACACCCCAAAACCGGACTTGACCAAGCTCTTATCGTCATCTCCAAGGCTGTTCTCTACTCACATGCCGTACCACACGCTGCAAGAAGCTCTCAAAGACTCTCCTTGCAAGGTAGTGTACATTTGCAGGGATGCTAAGGATTCTCTGGTGTCACGTTGGCATATCATATGCAGGTGTCTGAATAAAGAAGAGGACAGAAGCATTCTTGAGTCTATGTTCGAGTCCTTTTGTAGCggggtttgtttgtttggtcCCTATTGGGATCATATCCTGAGTTACTGGAAAGCTAGCTTGGAAAACCCTAAGCGTGTTATGTTTATGAGGTACGATGAAGTGAAGACAGATCCTCATGGTCAGGTCAAGAAACTTGCGGAGTTCTTGGGTTGTCCCTTTTCTGAGGAAGAAGTAAACAATGGAGCTGTGGATGAGATCTTGGAGATGTGCTCTCTGCCTAGCCTCAGCAGCTTGGAGGTTAACAAGACAGGAAAATCGATCAATGGCATTGACTACAAGAACCATTTCCGCAAAGGGATAGTTGGTGACTGGAAGAATTATCTAACTCCAGAGATGGGGAACAAAATCGACATTATCATGGAGGAGAAACTCAAAGATTCCGGTTTGAAGTTCTGA
- the LOC103866046 gene encoding uncharacterized protein LOC103866046 has translation MSIHDGSLIWTTNEDVVEGVSRSSAKDPSDSTEDASSSFSSNGAFDDLSDLISQLPTIHEKKGLSKYYKGKSQSFTSLAKVTCLTDLVKRRPRMKICRSSGGHLDQTCKRLYRTNATISMKATRTASSTRSNSRLINLEPFHDSTTLSSMT, from the exons atgagCATTCACGATGGTAGTCTCATTTGGACAACGAACGAAGATGTTGTTGAAGGAGTTTCAAGATCCTCTGCAAAAGATCCATCTGATTCAACAGAGGACGCctcctcttctttttcttcaaatGGGGCTTTTGACGATTTATCAGACCTCATCTCTCAGCTACCGACCAT CCACGAGAAGAAAGGACTTTCAAAGTATTACAAAGGCAAATCTCAGTCATTCACATCTCTAGCAAAGGTAACATGCCTTACCGATCTTGTCAAGAGAAGACCAAGAATGAAGATATGCAGGAGCTCTGGAGGGCATTTGGATCAAACCTGCAAAAGGCTATATCGAACCAACGCTACAATCTCCATGAAAGCCACAAGAACAGCATCTTCAACTCGTTCCAATTCAAGATTAATTAACCTTGAACCATTTCATGATTCAACTACATTAAGTTCAATGACATGA
- the LOC103866030 gene encoding arginine--tRNA ligase, chloroplastic/mitochondrial isoform X2, which produces MAASQEFTGNLKREVEKLFDASLRITVPDGTSVETEVAASLPGKPGDYQCNNAMGLWSVIKGKGTQFRGPPAVGQAISKNLPASEMVETCSVAGPGFVNLVLSSKWMAKSIEKMLIDGIDTWAPTLPVKRAVVDFSSPNIAKEMHVGHLRSTIIGDTLARMLEYSKVEILRRNHVGDWGTQFGMLIEYLFEKFPDTESVTETAIGDLQTFYKKSKTKFDEDPDFKEKAQKAVVRLQGGDPIYRKAWAKICEISRTEFAKVYQRLKVELEEKGESFYNPYIANVIGELDSKGLIEESEGARVIFLEGFNIPLMVVKSDGGFNYASTDLTALWYRLNEEKAEWIVYVTDVGQQQHFNMFFKAARKAGWLPDSDKTYPRVDHVGFGLVLGDDGKRFRTRSSDVVRLVDLLDEAKTRSKTALIERGKDKEWTPEELDQTAEAVGYGAVKYADLKNNRLTNYTFNFDQMLSDKGNTAVYLLYAHARICSIIRKSGKDIDKLKKTEKLALDHPEERALGLHLLRFAETVEEACSNLLPNVLCHYLYDLSERYTSFYSIHQVIGSPEEASRLLLCEATAVVMRKCFHLLGITPVYKI; this is translated from the exons ATGGCAGCT AGTCAAGAGTTCACGGGGAATCTAAAACGCGAGGTCGAGAAGCTTTTTGATGCGTCTCTGAGAATAACGGTTCCTGATGGTACTAGTGTTGAGACCGAGGTTGCTGCCTCTCTTCCTGGAAAGCCTGGAGACTACCAATG TAACAATGCAATGGGTCTATGGTCCGTAATTAAAGGAAAGGGAACTCAGTTCAGGGGTCCTCCAGCTGTTGGACAG GCCATTTCGAAGAATCTACCTGCTTCTGAGATGGTGGAAACTTGTTCTGTAGCTGGCCCTGGTTTTGTTAATCTTGTACTATCAAGCAAGTGGATGGCTAAG AGTATTGAAAAAATGCTTATTGATGGGATTGACACATGGGCGCCTACTCTTCCAGTTAAGAGAGCGGTGGTGGATTTTTCCTCTCCCAACATTGCTAAAGAAATGCATGTTGGTCATCTGAGATCAACCATCATCGGTGACACGCTAGCTCGCATGCTCGAGTACTCAAAGGTTGAAATTTTGCGCAGAAACCATGTTGGTGACTGGGGAACACAG TTTGGCATGCTCATTGAGTATCTCTTTGAGAAATTTCCTGATACTGAGAGTGTGACTGAAACAGCCATTGGAGATCTTCAG ACgttttacaaaaaatcaaaGACTAAATTTGATGAAGATCCGGACTTCAAGGAAAAAGCACAAAAGGCTGTGGTCCGTCTACAG GGTGGAGATCCTATTTACCGCAAGGCTTGGGCTAAGATTTGTGAAATCAGCCGAACTGAGTTTGCTAAGGTTTATCAGCGCCTTAAAGTTGAGCTTGAAGAAAAG GGTGAAAGCTTTTACAACCCCTATATCGCTAACGTAATCGGGGAATTGGATAGCAAGGGGTTGATTGAAGAAAGTGAGGGTGCTCGTGTGATTTTCCTTGAAGGCTTTAACATCCCACTCATGGTTGTAAAGAGTGACGGTGGTTTTAACTATGCCTCAACTGATCTGACTGCTCTTTG GTATCGGCTTAATGAAGAGAAAGCTGAGTGGATTGTATATGTTACCGATGTTGGCCAGCAGCAACACTTTAATATGTTCTTCAAA GCTGCCAGAAAAGCAGGGTGGCTTCCAGACAGTGATAAAACTTACCCTAGAGTTGATCATGTTGGTTTTGGTCTCGTCCTTGGGGATGATGGCAAGCGATTTAGAACTCGATCTTCAGATGTAGTCCGCCTAGTAGATTTGCTAGATGAGGCCAAGACTCGCAGTAAAACTGCCCTTATTGAGCGTG GTAAGGACAAAGAATGGACTCCCGAGGAGCTTGACCAAACAGCTGAGGCAGTTGGATACGGTGCGGTGAA GTATGCTGATCTGAAGAACAACAGATTGACAAATTATACTTTCAACTTTGATCAAATGCTTAGTGACAAG GGAAATACAGCCGTTTACCTTCTTTACGCTCATGCTCGGATCTGTTCAATCATCAGAAAATCTGGCAAAGACATAGATAAGCTGAAAAAG ACAGAAAAGCTAGCATTGGATCATCCTGAAGAACGAGCACTGGGGCTTCACTTGCTTCGATTTGCTGAG ACGGTTGAGGAAGCTTGCAGCAACTTGTTGCCGAACGTGTTGTGTCACTACCTCTACGACTTATCTGAACGCTACACCTCCTTCTACTCCATTCATCAG GTCATTGGTTCGCCAGAGGAGGCAAGCCGTCTCCTACTTTGTGAAGCGACGGCTGTAGTGATGCGGAAATGCTTCCACCTTCTTGGTATCACCCCTGTTTACAAGATTTGA
- the LOC103866030 gene encoding arginine--tRNA ligase, cytoplasmic isoform X1 → MAVRLTLFPVTATPPSSLCSFNPLSRSSSLSGVLRATSRRLAFATRSKSVATMAASQEFTGNLKREVEKLFDASLRITVPDGTSVETEVAASLPGKPGDYQCNNAMGLWSVIKGKGTQFRGPPAVGQAISKNLPASEMVETCSVAGPGFVNLVLSSKWMAKSIEKMLIDGIDTWAPTLPVKRAVVDFSSPNIAKEMHVGHLRSTIIGDTLARMLEYSKVEILRRNHVGDWGTQFGMLIEYLFEKFPDTESVTETAIGDLQTFYKKSKTKFDEDPDFKEKAQKAVVRLQGGDPIYRKAWAKICEISRTEFAKVYQRLKVELEEKGESFYNPYIANVIGELDSKGLIEESEGARVIFLEGFNIPLMVVKSDGGFNYASTDLTALWYRLNEEKAEWIVYVTDVGQQQHFNMFFKAARKAGWLPDSDKTYPRVDHVGFGLVLGDDGKRFRTRSSDVVRLVDLLDEAKTRSKTALIERGKDKEWTPEELDQTAEAVGYGAVKYADLKNNRLTNYTFNFDQMLSDKGNTAVYLLYAHARICSIIRKSGKDIDKLKKTEKLALDHPEERALGLHLLRFAETVEEACSNLLPNVLCHYLYDLSERYTSFYSIHQVIGSPEEASRLLLCEATAVVMRKCFHLLGITPVYKI, encoded by the exons ATGGCAGTAAGGCTAACCCTTTTCCCGGTTACAGCTACACCGCCGTCATCTCTCTGCTCCTTCAATCCTCTTTCtcgttcttcttctctctctg GTGTATTGAGAGCGACGAGTAGGAGACTTGCTTTTGCAACCAGATCAAAGTCAGTGGCAACCATGGCAGCT AGTCAAGAGTTCACGGGGAATCTAAAACGCGAGGTCGAGAAGCTTTTTGATGCGTCTCTGAGAATAACGGTTCCTGATGGTACTAGTGTTGAGACCGAGGTTGCTGCCTCTCTTCCTGGAAAGCCTGGAGACTACCAATG TAACAATGCAATGGGTCTATGGTCCGTAATTAAAGGAAAGGGAACTCAGTTCAGGGGTCCTCCAGCTGTTGGACAG GCCATTTCGAAGAATCTACCTGCTTCTGAGATGGTGGAAACTTGTTCTGTAGCTGGCCCTGGTTTTGTTAATCTTGTACTATCAAGCAAGTGGATGGCTAAG AGTATTGAAAAAATGCTTATTGATGGGATTGACACATGGGCGCCTACTCTTCCAGTTAAGAGAGCGGTGGTGGATTTTTCCTCTCCCAACATTGCTAAAGAAATGCATGTTGGTCATCTGAGATCAACCATCATCGGTGACACGCTAGCTCGCATGCTCGAGTACTCAAAGGTTGAAATTTTGCGCAGAAACCATGTTGGTGACTGGGGAACACAG TTTGGCATGCTCATTGAGTATCTCTTTGAGAAATTTCCTGATACTGAGAGTGTGACTGAAACAGCCATTGGAGATCTTCAG ACgttttacaaaaaatcaaaGACTAAATTTGATGAAGATCCGGACTTCAAGGAAAAAGCACAAAAGGCTGTGGTCCGTCTACAG GGTGGAGATCCTATTTACCGCAAGGCTTGGGCTAAGATTTGTGAAATCAGCCGAACTGAGTTTGCTAAGGTTTATCAGCGCCTTAAAGTTGAGCTTGAAGAAAAG GGTGAAAGCTTTTACAACCCCTATATCGCTAACGTAATCGGGGAATTGGATAGCAAGGGGTTGATTGAAGAAAGTGAGGGTGCTCGTGTGATTTTCCTTGAAGGCTTTAACATCCCACTCATGGTTGTAAAGAGTGACGGTGGTTTTAACTATGCCTCAACTGATCTGACTGCTCTTTG GTATCGGCTTAATGAAGAGAAAGCTGAGTGGATTGTATATGTTACCGATGTTGGCCAGCAGCAACACTTTAATATGTTCTTCAAA GCTGCCAGAAAAGCAGGGTGGCTTCCAGACAGTGATAAAACTTACCCTAGAGTTGATCATGTTGGTTTTGGTCTCGTCCTTGGGGATGATGGCAAGCGATTTAGAACTCGATCTTCAGATGTAGTCCGCCTAGTAGATTTGCTAGATGAGGCCAAGACTCGCAGTAAAACTGCCCTTATTGAGCGTG GTAAGGACAAAGAATGGACTCCCGAGGAGCTTGACCAAACAGCTGAGGCAGTTGGATACGGTGCGGTGAA GTATGCTGATCTGAAGAACAACAGATTGACAAATTATACTTTCAACTTTGATCAAATGCTTAGTGACAAG GGAAATACAGCCGTTTACCTTCTTTACGCTCATGCTCGGATCTGTTCAATCATCAGAAAATCTGGCAAAGACATAGATAAGCTGAAAAAG ACAGAAAAGCTAGCATTGGATCATCCTGAAGAACGAGCACTGGGGCTTCACTTGCTTCGATTTGCTGAG ACGGTTGAGGAAGCTTGCAGCAACTTGTTGCCGAACGTGTTGTGTCACTACCTCTACGACTTATCTGAACGCTACACCTCCTTCTACTCCATTCATCAG GTCATTGGTTCGCCAGAGGAGGCAAGCCGTCTCCTACTTTGTGAAGCGACGGCTGTAGTGATGCGGAAATGCTTCCACCTTCTTGGTATCACCCCTGTTTACAAGATTTGA
- the LOC103866055 gene encoding arabinogalactan protein 13, with protein sequence MDAMKMRLFEAVLVAMMAFSALQHAAAVEAPAPSPTSDASLSIPAFVATVATLAFGFLF encoded by the coding sequence ATGGATGCAATGAAGATGAGACTCTTTGAGGCTGTCTTGGTGGCTATGATGGCTTTCTCTGCTCTGCAACATGCAGCCGCCGTGGAGGCTCCAGCTCCGAGCCCTACCTCTGACGCTTCCTTGTCTATCCCTGCTTTTGTCGCTACCGTAGCCACTCTGGCGTTTGGGTTTCTATTCTGA